One Vigna unguiculata cultivar IT97K-499-35 chromosome 7, ASM411807v1, whole genome shotgun sequence genomic region harbors:
- the LOC114192359 gene encoding protein SUPPRESSOR OF GENE SILENCING 3 homolog: MAGGNHPKSSLHNKPPPSSTSSASHRKSRWEPNSSTVKSPPDPKPSTAPSPKPKPKPNSNPNHSPKHPSDHPPLLPFPFPDPAPLGPPPPPAYGFHMLERRTIVLADGSVRSYFALPPDYQDFAPRPLDFLPRFPPPLSPGRFRLPDFPPGAGKRKYGEDDGSRDDLARQREQLLRNANGLSRISGGEFSAGPSGGTSLKRELVDPPEMRPSKHSRHDGASFSRHSQVDQDALKKAFVTFAKLINENVSQKRSYLEDGKQGRLHCLACGTGRSAKDFPDMHALIMHTYNSDNADSHVEHLGLHKALCVLMGWNYSKPPDNSKAYQFLSADEVAANQDDLIMWPPLVIIHNTNTGKSRDGRMEGLGNKTMDNKIRELGFMGGKSKSLYGRDGHLGITLVKFAGDQSGFKEAIRLAEHFEKENHGRNGWARVQSQTLGKDDENNANLVNVDEKKGEKRRVLYGYLGTAFDLDKVDFDTRKKAVIESRREYKPPM; this comes from the exons ATGGCCGGCGGCAACCATCCGAAGTCTTCTCTCCACAACAAACCTCCGCCCTCCTCCACCTCCTCCGCCTCCCACCGTAAATCCCGCTGGGAACCAAACTCCTCCACCGTCAAATCTCCACCCGATCCCAAACCCTCCACCGCCCCTTCACCCAAACCCAAGCCCAAACCCAACTCTAACCCTAACCATAGCCCCAAACACCCATCTGATCACCCTCCTCTTCTCCCCTTCCCCTTCCCAGATCCTGCCCCTCTCGGCCCACCCCCTCCTCCCGCCTACGGCTTCCACATGCTCGAACGCCGTACCATCGTCCTCGCCGACGGCAGCGTCCGTTCCTACTTCGCCCTTCCCCCGGATTACCAGGACTTTGCGCCCCGCCCTCTCGACTTCCTTCCTCGCTTCCCTCCGCCCCTCAGCCCCGGTCGCTTCCGCCTCCCTGACTTCCCTCCCGGCGCCGGAAAGCGCAAGTACGGCGAAGACGATGGCTCCCGGGATGACCTCGCCAGACAGAGGGAACAGCTCCTCCGTAACGCCAATGGCCTCTCTAGGATTTCTGGCGGCGAGTTCTCTGCGGGTCCCAGCGGCGGTACCTCCCTCAAGCGTGAGTTGGTGGACCCCCCTGAAATGAGGCCCTCCAAGCACTCGAGGCACGATGGGGCGAGTTTCAGTAGGCACTCGCAGGTGGATCAGGACGCGTTGAAGAAAGCCTTTGTTACCTTCGCGAAACTCATCAACGAGAATGTCTCGCAGAAGAGGAGTTACTTGGAGGATGGGAAGCAGGGACGCCTTCACTGTCTTGCTTGTGGCACTGGCAG GTCTGCTAAAGATTTTCCAGATATGCATGCTCTCATCATGCACACTTACAACTCAGATAACGCTGATTCACATGTTGAACATTTGGGATTGCACAAAGCTCTGTGTGTCTTAATGGGTTGGAACTACTCAAAGCCTCCTGATAACTCGAAGGCGTATCAGTTTTTATCTGCCGATGAAGTAGCTGCAAATCAGGATGATTTGATCATGTGGCCACCTTTGGTGATCATTCATAACACAAATACAGGAAAAAGTAGAGATGGTCGTATGGAGGGTTTGGGAAACAAAACTATGGATAATAAAATTAGAG AGCTTGGATTTATGGGTGGCAAATCAAAATCATTATATGGAAGAGATGGTCATTTGGGCATAACACTGGTTAAATTTGCTGGGGACCAATCAGGCTTTAAGGAGGCCATTCGACTTGCTGAACACTTTGAGAAGGAAAACCATGGACGCAATGGTTGGGCCCGTGTGCAGTCACAAACATTAGgaaaagatgatgaaaataatgcAAACCTTGTTAATGTGGATGAgaaaaaaggagagaaaaggaGGGTCTTGTATGGCTATCTTGGGACTGCTTTTGATCTTGACAAAGTTGATTTTGACACAAGGAAGAAGGCTGTCATAGAGAGCAGGAGAGAATACAAACCACCCATGTAG